The Flavobacterium sp. K5-23 genome segment ATGTAAATAAAGATCAATGCTTCCTTTTTTCTAAAATTGTGAATATCTATTTTATGAATTGTGATTATTTTTTCCTCAAAAATCTATCTTTGACATCCTTAAAAAAATAGAATTATGAGCTCAACTTGGTACGAATGCAAAGTAAAATATAGAAAAACAGATGAAACTGGATTGCAAAAGGTGACTACTGAACCTTATCTAGTTGATGCACTATCTTATACAGAAGCGGAAAGCAGAATTAACGAAGAGATGTCGGCATATATCAGTGAAGAGTTTAAAATCACGAATATTAAAGTAGCGAATTATGCTGAAATCCACCCATTTGAAAATAGCGACCGTTGGTTTAAATCAAAAGTGTCATTATTAGCTTATGATGAAGAAAGCGGAAAAGAACGCAAGACAAATATGTATATTTTATTGCAAGCCAATGATGTGAAAGAAGCTTTTGATAACACAACAAGTGTAATGAAAGGGACTATGGGCGACTATAGTATTCCGGCTATTTCTGAATCTCCTATAATGGATGTTTTTCCTTATTTTTCTGGTGAAGAAGGTGATCTGGAACAAATAG includes the following:
- a CDS encoding DUF4494 domain-containing protein, which gives rise to MSSTWYECKVKYRKTDETGLQKVTTEPYLVDALSYTEAESRINEEMSAYISEEFKITNIKVANYAEIHPFENSDRWFKSKVSLLAYDEESGKERKTNMYILLQANDVKEAFDNTTSVMKGTMGDYSIPAISESPIMDVFPYFSGEEGDLEQIEKFNALKASRPEVAVEIEDHMEFETAPEEEAAV